In the Gossypium arboreum isolate Shixiya-1 chromosome 10, ASM2569848v2, whole genome shotgun sequence genome, one interval contains:
- the LOC108487409 gene encoding uncharacterized protein LOC108487409, translated as MHKTNLPRLATPPNLKKKMARVATRIPWNHRNLAYGCPEFKFPEQPDPVTPDIELEFLEDSDQGVLGNCNGDKFRGNNNDGIVGDGDDDDDDEKENDGGNDENSKSFWESQHQLLQQTLCRTSSMELRIRTATKEALNDIQKGRTVCVCGKSSMAENCKNCLMREVSSRLQNAGFNSAVCRSKWRSSPDIPSGEHSFLDVIENTRKGEVRVIIELNFRAEFEIARASEDYNRLVQRLPEVFVGKVERLNNVIKILCSAAKKCMKEKKMHMGPWRKQRYMQAKWLKSCERNTSTQSLPVGRSGDRLTKPRASMLTVDLLGKLSNVHCTALEVV; from the exons atgcacAAAACAAACTTGCCTCGCTTAGCTACTcccccaaatttaaaaaaaaagatggcTCGCGTTGCGACAAGAATTCCATGGAATCACCGGAATTTAGCGTACGGATGCCCGGAATTCAAGTTCCCGGAGCAACCCGATCCGGTTACGCCGGATATAGAGTTGGAATTTCTTGAAGATAGCGACCAGGGGGTCCTGGGAAACTGCAACGGCGATAAATTTAGGGGTAATAATAACGATGGAATTGTCGGCgatggtgatgatgatgatgacgatGAGAAAGAGAACGACGGGGGCAACGATGAAAATAGTAAGAGTTTTTGGGAAAGCCAACACCAGCTTTTACAGCAAACGTTGTGTCGGACTAGCTCCATGGAATTGAGAATCAGGACCGCCACAAAAGAAGCTTTGAATGATATTCAAAAAGGAAGAACTGTATGTGTTTGTGGAAAATCCTCAATGGCGGAAAATTGTAAGAATTGTCTCATGAGAGAAGTTTCTAGCCGTCTCCAAAATGCCGGTTTCAACAGTGCCGTTTGCCGGTCTAAATGGCGTAGCTCCCCAGATATCCCATCAG GGGAACACAGTTTCTTGGATGTGATAGAAAATACAAGAAAAGGGGAAGTAAGGGTAATAATAGAGTTGAATTTCAGAGCTGAATTTGAGATCGCAAGAGCTAGTGAAGATTACAATCGGCTAGTACAAAGATTACCAGAAGTTTTCGTAGGTAAAGTAGAAAGATTAAACAATGTGATCAAAATCTTGTGTTCGGCTGCCAAGAAATGcatgaaggaaaagaaaatgCATATGGGGCCATGGAGGAAACAAAGATACATGCAGGCCAAGTGGCTTAAATCGTGCGAAAGGAATACATCGACACAATCGTTGCCGGTTGGACGTTCCGGTGACCGGTTGACGAAGCCGAGGGCATCAATGTTAACAGTAGATTTGTTGGGGAAGTTGTCGAATGTGCATTGTACAGCACTTGAGGTtgtatga
- the LOC108465928 gene encoding serine/threonine/tyrosine-protein kinase HT1-like: MAEEANSWIRRTNFSHTVCHRLDSSRLVSLPFNLQLDTNQERTLGSKPSNPKSDHIDPLIQRNPITNKQRSVSPVPQTVLSDTFKEARSERRRFSTPHPHRKESDKRRMGRFFHKESHLHEKKGSNSSPLRNSGSPRVSDKSKFRKEASWTKYFDYAGERVNSADAAGEHTVDLSQLFLGLRFAHGAHSRLYHGIYKEEAVAVKIIRVPDDADNGDLAVRLEKQFNREVTLLSRLYHRNIIKFVAACRKPPVYCVITEYLSEGSLRAYLHKLDHKSLPLQKIIAIALEVAHGMEYIHSQGVIHRDLKPENILINEEFHLKIADFGIACEEAHCDLLVDDPGTYRWMAPEMIKRKPYGRKVDVYSFGLILWEMVAGTIPYEDMNPIQAAFAVVNKNLRPVVPGDCPPAMRALIEQCWSLHAEKRPEFWQIVKVLEQFESSFNQDGTLNSVPNLTCQDHKKGLLHRIQKLGPVHLQSNASSMLKPKFT, encoded by the exons atggcAGAAGAGGCTAATTCATGGATTAGAAGAACAAATTTTTCTCATACAGTTTGTCATAGGTTGGATTCATCTAGATTGGTATCTTTACCTTTCAACCTACAATTAGATACAAACCAAGAGAGGACTTTAGGGTCTAAACCTTCTAATCCAAAATCTGATCACATCGATCCGTTGATTCAGCGGAATCCGATCACAAACAAGCAACGATCTGTTTCTCCGGTCCCGCAAACAGTTTTGTCTGATACGTTTAAAGAAGCAAGGTCTGAGAGGAGGAGGTTCTCGACTCCACATCCTCATAGGAAAGAATCTGATAAGCGGAGGATGGGAAGGTTTTTCCATAAGGAATCCCATTTGCACGAAAAGAAAGGGTCGAATTCGAGTCCTCTTAGGAACTCAGGGTCACCGAGAGTTTCGGATAAGTCGAAGTTTAGGAAGGAGGCTTCTTGGACCAAGTATTTTGATTATGCTGGTGAAAGGGTTAACTCTGCTGATGCAGCTGGTGAACATACTGTTGATCTTTCACAGTTGTTTCTCGGGCTTAGATTTGCACATGGTGCTCATAGTCGGCTTTATCACGGGATATATAAAGAGGAAGCTGTTGCGGTTAAGATTATAAGGGTACCGGATGATGCTGACAATGGAGATTTGGCTGTTCGGTTAGAGAAACAGTTCAATAGAGAGGTTACTCTTTTATCCAGGCTCTACCATAGGAACATTATAAAG TTTGTAGCAGCATGCAGAAAGCCACCAGTTTATTGTGTTATAACAGAATATTTATCGGAGGGTTCGTTAAGGGCATATTTACACAAGCTTGATCACAAGTCCCTTCCTTTGCAAAAGATAATTGCTATTGCTCTCGAAGTTGCTCATGGAATGGAATACATTCATTCTCAAGGAGTCATTCATCGTGATCTTAAGCCTGAAAACATCCTTATCAACGAGGAATTCCACTTGAAGATTGCTGATTTCGGTATAGCTTGTGAGGAGGCACATTGTGATCTATTAGTAGATGATCCGGGGACTTATCGATGGATGGCACCTGAGATGATCAAAAGGAAACCGTATGGACGGAAAGTGGATGTTTACAGCTTTGGACTAATCTTGTGGGAAATGGTAGCCGGTACGATCCCGTACGAGGATATGAATCCTATCCAAGCTGCATTTGCAGTTGTGAACAAG AATTTGAGACCGGTAGTCCCGGGAGACTGTCCGCCTGCCATGCGAGCATTAATCGAGCAATGTTGGTCATTACACGCAGAAAAAAGGCCAGAATTCTGGCAGATAGTAAAAGTGTTGGAACAattcgagtcatcatttaatcaAGACGGAACCCTGAATTCGGTACCGAACCTAACTTGCCAAGACCATAAGAAAGGGCTTCTTCATCGGATTCAAAAGCTCGGTCCCGTGCACCTTCAAAGTAATGCTTCATCTATGCTTAAACCTAAGTTCACATGA
- the LOC108488038 gene encoding transcription factor bHLH162-like isoform X2 has protein sequence MEINNNNPNNMSSRTDRKLIERNRRNHMKALYSELNSLVPHYNSRESISLPDQLGEAANYIKRLQTNLERMKQRKDSLISGGQTMNIASSSTGFSPKVPQIQIHEMGSSLVIGLTTDTHSRFIFNDTIRILHEEGADIVNASFSVVGNTAFHTIHLTVGWGVNTRLSWSCCHQDSSEIKQVHL, from the exons ATGGAGATCAACAACAACAACCCTAATAATATGTCCTCAAGAACTGATAGAAAACTCATTGAGAGGAACAGAAGGAATCATATGAAAGCTCTATATTCAGAGCTCAATTCTCTCGTCCCACATTACAACTCTAGG GAATCAATTTCACTACCTGATCAACTAGGTGAAGCTGCAAATTACATAAAAAGGTTACAAACAAACTTGGAGAGGATGAAACAAAGGAAAGATAGCTTAATAAGTGGAGGACAGACAATGAATATTGCTAGCAGCAGCACTGGTTTTAGCCCAAAAGTTCCACAAATCCAGATTCATGAAATGGGTTCTTCTTTGGTAATCGGTTTAACGACCGACACTCACAGCCGGTTCATTTTTAATGACACCATTCGTATCCTTCATGAAGAAGGAGCTGACATTGTTAATGCCAGTTTCTCTGTAGTTGGCAACACTGCTTTCCACACTATACATCTCACCGTAG GTTGGGGAGTTAACACCAGATTATCATGGAGCTGCTGTCACCAGGATAGCTCAGAGATTAAACAAGTTCATCTATGA
- the LOC108488038 gene encoding transcription factor bHLH162-like isoform X1, whose product MEINNNNPNNMSSRTDRKLIERNRRNHMKALYSELNSLVPHYNSRESISLPDQLGEAANYIKRLQTNLERMKQRKDSLISGGQTMNIASSSTGFSPKVPQIQIHEMGSSLVIGLTTDTHSRFIFNDTIRILHEEGADIVNASFSVVGNTAFHTIHLTVGELTPDYHGAAVTRIAQRLNKFIYDAHA is encoded by the exons ATGGAGATCAACAACAACAACCCTAATAATATGTCCTCAAGAACTGATAGAAAACTCATTGAGAGGAACAGAAGGAATCATATGAAAGCTCTATATTCAGAGCTCAATTCTCTCGTCCCACATTACAACTCTAGG GAATCAATTTCACTACCTGATCAACTAGGTGAAGCTGCAAATTACATAAAAAGGTTACAAACAAACTTGGAGAGGATGAAACAAAGGAAAGATAGCTTAATAAGTGGAGGACAGACAATGAATATTGCTAGCAGCAGCACTGGTTTTAGCCCAAAAGTTCCACAAATCCAGATTCATGAAATGGGTTCTTCTTTGGTAATCGGTTTAACGACCGACACTCACAGCCGGTTCATTTTTAATGACACCATTCGTATCCTTCATGAAGAAGGAGCTGACATTGTTAATGCCAGTTTCTCTGTAGTTGGCAACACTGCTTTCCACACTATACATCTCACC GTTGGGGAGTTAACACCAGATTATCATGGAGCTGCTGTCACCAGGATAGCTCAGAGATTAAACAAGTTCATCTATGATGCTCATGCATGA